One window of Diabrotica undecimpunctata isolate CICGRU chromosome 8, icDiaUnde3, whole genome shotgun sequence genomic DNA carries:
- the LOC140448367 gene encoding ribonuclease P protein subunit p20-like isoform X1 produces MADNKLETKSTSYKKNPKKSLKDHTRLPRPPKKTETGENVLYVSSKTNIKAQLDRCNKLLSNKHDEIIIYCMGAAIQRGILLALQLCEEHITYKVSTSTLTTELLDDLEPSVDDADYEIQKRFNSALRIRVYNSQPTLS; encoded by the exons ATGGCTGATAATAAATTGGAAACGAAATCAACTTCGTATAAAAAGAATCCCAAAAAATCTTTAAAAGATCACACACGTCTTCCGAGACCTCCAAAGAAAACAGAGACAGGAGAAAACGTTCTATACGTTTCTTCCAAAACCAATATTAAG GCACAACTTGATAGATGTAACAAGTTATTAAGCAACAAGCATgacgaaattattatttattgcatgGGAGCAGCAATACAGAGAGGGATTTTACTAGCTCTACAGTTGTGCGAAGAACATATCACCTACAAAGTCTCTACTAGCACTCTGACTACTGAACTTTtag ATGACTTAGAGCCATCTGTGGATGATGCTGATTATGAAATTCAGAAGAGATTCAACTCTGCACTAAGAATTCGAGTATATAATTCACAACCAACACTGTCCTGA
- the LOC140448367 gene encoding transmembrane protein 203-like isoform X2 yields MFFTTEELIRWLGLTVFELWINLISLLLFTIIFALKYNPALDLDSIDWWFIFFPLFAGDALNAYFVIIIFIRMLLETTLKFALIRFSWSGTVLLNMFLFKYLLCKRLLGQTALDYSEVFAPVYILLQLIAVRACQQS; encoded by the coding sequence ATGTTTTTTACTACAGAAGAACTAATCCGTTGGCTGGGACTTACTGTCTTTGAACTGTGGATAAACTTGATATCCCTTTTGCTGTTTACAATTATATTCGCCTTAAAATATAACCCTGCATTAGATCTAGATAGTATAGACTGGTGGTTTATATTTTTCCCCTTGTTCGCAGGAGATGCACTGAATGcatattttgttattataatttttattcgtATGCTTCTAGAGACTACGTTAAAGTTTGCTCTAATACGTTTTAGTTGGTCAGGTACAGTACTTCTTaatatgtttttgtttaagtatttatTGTGTAAAAGACTTTTGGGACAAACTGCATTGGATTACTCCGAAGTGTTTGCTCCAGTATATATTCTTCTACAATTAATTGCTGTGCGAGCTTGCCAGCAAAGTTAA
- the LOC140448369 gene encoding transmembrane protein 177, producing MNIKKIAAFMLTDTGKKVSYITAAVFSSGALCASYLPHTLLLGEYKKLVQLYKNGLAVPLTKEIESRFQKVLEVLEMNPVDRHLYKPFHVCGFDVMSAGSSLSKDGVIIGLPINFSYDNPSTIDRSKMRINHETIIWETEPAQNLLKSLVLSENAQLYAMAREILYRQTPKPLIDTALNTNLVISTYAISRVLNEKFLFYGRPLPLRFAMYSLVGLFNIGLYVMLKDITQVFYEDRVDKELKKKNKIFLEGGKEFYSKLLERNKALRQLLGKEGESLYSVLGNENYLFRNKHIPLVQRLSAFESQV from the exons atgaatattaaaaagATTGCCGCTTTTATGCTTACGGACACTGGAAAAAAAGTGTCCTACATAACTGCAGCAGTTTTTTCGTCCGGTGCACTATGCGCCAGCTATTTACCACATACTTTACTTTTAGGCGAATATAAGAAACTTGTTCAATTATACAA GAATGGTTTGGCAGTTCCACTTACGAAAGAAATAGAAAGTAGGTTTCAAAAAGTTTTAGAAGTATTGGAG ATGAATCCAGTAGACAGACATCTATATAAACCATTTCATGTTTGTGGATTTGATGTTATGAGTGCCGGCAGTTCTTTGAGTAAAGACGGAGTCATTATTGGATTACCCATTAACTTTTCTTATGATAATCCCAGTACCATTGATAGGTCAAAAATGAGG ATAAATCATGAAACAATTATTTGGGAGACAGAACCTGCTCAAAATCTACTGAAGTCCCTTGTTTTATCAGAAAATGCCCAACTATATGCAATGGCAAGGGAAATTTTATATAGGCAAACACCAAAGCCACTTATAGATACTGCTCTTAATACGAATTTAGTAATATCCACCTATGCTATAAGCAGGGTCCTAAATGAAAAATTCCTATTTTACGGAAGACCTCTTCCTCTAAGATTTGCAATGTACTCTTTGGTTGGATTGTTCAATATTGGATTGTATGTCATGCTTAAAGATATAACACAAGTATTCTATGAGGATAGGGTGGATAAAGaactgaagaagaaaaataaaatatttttggaaggtGGCAAAGAGTTTTATTCCAAGTTATTGGAAAGAAATAAGGCACTTCGACAGCTATTGGGAAAAGAAGGAGAAAGTCTTTATAGTGTGTTAGGAAATGAGAATTATCTATTTAGAAATAAACATATTCCACTTGTGCAAAGACTGTCAGCTTTTGAAAGTCAAGTTTAA
- the LOC140447435 gene encoding LOW QUALITY PROTEIN: nucleobindin-2-like (The sequence of the model RefSeq protein was modified relative to this genomic sequence to represent the inferred CDS: inserted 2 bases in 1 codon): MKWLYLCCLLLILQVCTAPPVEKKKEEPEDSEVNGLEDYMEYHRYLKEVVHALESDPDFRAKLEKAEESDIKSGKIAEELEFVSHHVRNRLDEIKRVELERLKHLVEQKRKLEDTNAIDTDDPMHNHLDHSNPHTFEIEDLKKLIAKTAQDLDEADKKRKEQFKQYELEKEYKKLDKLXHTNGDDRQKLEKEYEEMENKHKRHEKLHEPGHKAQLEEVWEEQDQMQQDFDPKTFFMLHDIDGNGLWDQDEVKALFIKELDKMYQQGAPEDDWRERMEEMERMRESVFREMDTNHDGFIDFHEFYQQTNTNDFKQDHGWQGLDEQKPYTDEELAEYVRQHERYQQGIPEAYHPGAYQVPPAGYQQHPPQGAGYQQPHPAGGYQQPPPAGYQHQPPAGGYQHQPPAGGYQQPPPQAGGYQQPPPQAAGYQQPPPQAARYQQPPPAGGYQQPPPAGGYQQPPAGYQQVPQGSYQQPAAQQQQQHVPQTGQQAQPPQGVQQPQVVQQQNQQPQAPPVHQNDLNTNEVHPPSAQQVPAAQQHNVNQGNVQH, from the exons ATGAAATGGTTGTATTTGTGTTGTTTGCTACTGATTCTTCAAGTCTGCACTGCACCCCCAGTGgagaaaaagaaagaagaaccTGAGGATTCAGAAGTAAATGGTTTAGAAGATTATATGGAATATCACAG gtaTCTAAAAGAGGTTGTACACGCCTTAGAATCAGACCCAGATTTCAGAGCAAAACTAGAAAAGGCTGAAGAATCCGATATTAAATCTGGAAAAATAGCAGAAGAATTAGAATTCGTCTCGCATCACGTCAGAAACCGTCTAGACGAGATCAAGAGAGTAGAATTAGAGAGACTGAAGCATTTAGTTGAACAAAAGAGGAAATTGGAAGATACCAACGCTATAGACACCGATGACCCGATGCACAACCATCTGGACCACTCGAATCcacatactttcgaaattgaagaCTTGAAGAAGCTGATTGCTAAAACTGCTCAGGATTTGGATGAGGCTGATAAGAAAAGAAAGGAGCAATTTAAACAGTATGAATTAGAAAAAGAGTATAAGAAATTAGATAAATT TCATACCAACGGAGACGATAGgcaaaaactagaaaaagaaTATGAA GAAATGGAAAACAAGCATAAACGTCATGAAAAACTCCACGAACCCGGACACAAAGCTCAGTTGGAGGAAGTATGGGAAGAACAGGATCAGATGCAACAGGACTTCGATCCCAAAACCTTTTTCATGCTTCACGATATCGACGGTAATGGCTTATGGGATCAAGATGAAGTGAAAGCTTTGTTCATTAAAGAATTAGACAAGATGTACCAGCAAG gtgcTCCTGAAGACGATTGGCGGGAAAGAATGGAAGAAATGGAAAGAATGAGGGAAAGCGTTTTTAGAGAAATGGACACAAACCACGATGGGTTTATAGACTTCCACGAATTCTACCAACAAACCAACACTAATGACTTCAAACAAGACCATGGATGGCAag GTTTAGATGAACAAAAACCGTACACTGACGAAGAGCTAGCAGAATACGTTAGACAACACGAAAGGTACCAACAGGGAATTCCCGAAGCTTACCATCCTGGAGCTTATCAAGTTCCTCCCGCAGGATATCAACAACATCCACCTCAAGGAGCAGGATATCAACAGCCACATCCAGCCGGAGGTTACCAACAACCTCCACCAGCAGGATATCAACACCAACCTCCAGCAGGGGGATACCAACACCAACCTCCAGCAGGAGGATACCAACAACCGCCACCACAAGCAGGAGGATACCAACAACCACCACCACAAGCAGCAGGATACCAACAGCCACCACCACAAGCAGCAAGATACCAACAGCCACCACCAGCAGGAGGATACCAACAGCCACCACCAGCAGGAGGATACCAACAACCTCCAGCAGGATATCAACAGGTACCTCAAGGTAGCTACCAACAACCCGCAGCTCAGCAACAACAGCAACATGTACCACAGACCGGCCAACAAGCTCAACCACCTCAGGGAGTACAACAACCGCAGGTTGTCCAGCAACAAAATCAACAACCACAG GCACCACCCGTTCACCAAAATGATCTGAATACTAACGAAGTACACCCGCCTTCGGCTCAACAGGTACCCGCAGCTCAACAACACAATGTTAATCAAGGAAATGTTCAACATTAA
- the Srp14 gene encoding signal recognition particle 14 kDa protein yields MVLLENDTFLLELTKLFQKSRLDGSVTMTFKRYNGRNRPNPRPGKPPLPEPQEHFCLVRAKSRSKKIATVIHQRDVNKFQVAYSSLLKGNIDGLKKLKKPKTKTKAE; encoded by the exons ATGGTGTTATTAGAGAATGATACC tTTTTGTTAGAGTTGACCAAGTTGTTCCAGAAGTCTCGTCTAGATGGGTCAGTAACTATGACATTTAAAAGAT ATAATGGACGAAATCGACCGAATCCACGTCCCGGAAAACCTCCTCTTCCAGAACCACAAGAACATTTTTGTTTAGTAAGAGCCAAGTCCAGATCGAAGAAGATTGCCACAGTAATCCATCAAAGAGATGTTAATAAATTCCAAGTGGCCTATAGCAGTCTTCTAAAGGGTAATATAGATGgtttaaagaaattgaagaagcccaaaacaaagacaaaagcagaataa